The following are encoded together in the Luteolibacter rhizosphaerae genome:
- a CDS encoding phosphate ABC transporter substrate-binding protein, producing MRNTIRFAAASLFAGAMLAATAGAQTISIKGSDTLGAKLVPQLAESFQSKNGGVKFEIAAEGSSTAFPALANGTAHIGMSSRKAKPEEITAARAKGVKLNEVEACHDMLVVIVNKSSKVKSLTKDQVQKIFTGAVKDWSEVGGAPGAISVYTRNTASGTYKDWQTLAMGGKNYPGSSQKLAGNEQIAEEVAKNKNGIGYVGLAYAKKSGIQSVVIDNVAPEASNAKKYVYSRACYYYIPENADATAKAFVEFATGPEGQKIAKGLGFVPN from the coding sequence ATGCGCAATACCATTCGATTCGCCGCCGCCAGCCTCTTCGCGGGAGCCATGCTCGCCGCCACCGCCGGTGCGCAGACCATCAGCATCAAGGGTTCCGACACCCTGGGCGCCAAGCTCGTCCCCCAGCTTGCCGAGAGCTTCCAATCGAAGAACGGCGGCGTGAAGTTCGAGATTGCCGCCGAAGGTTCCTCGACCGCTTTCCCGGCCCTTGCCAACGGCACCGCCCACATCGGCATGTCTTCCCGCAAGGCCAAGCCGGAAGAAATCACCGCTGCCCGCGCAAAGGGCGTCAAACTGAATGAAGTGGAAGCCTGCCACGACATGCTCGTGGTGATCGTCAACAAGAGCAGCAAGGTGAAGAGCCTGACCAAGGACCAAGTGCAAAAGATCTTCACCGGCGCGGTAAAGGATTGGAGCGAAGTCGGCGGTGCCCCGGGTGCCATCTCCGTTTATACCCGCAACACGGCTTCCGGCACCTACAAGGACTGGCAGACCCTCGCCATGGGCGGAAAGAACTACCCCGGTAGCTCCCAGAAACTGGCGGGTAATGAGCAGATCGCCGAGGAAGTGGCCAAGAACAAGAACGGTATCGGCTATGTCGGCCTCGCCTACGCCAAGAAGAGCGGCATTCAGTCGGTCGTGATCGACAACGTCGCTCCGGAAGCTTCCAACGCGAAGAAGTATGTCTACAGCCGCGCCTGCTACTACTACATCCCGGAGAATGCCGATGCCACCGCCAAAGCATTTGTGGAGTTCGCCACCGGCCCGGAAGGCCAGAAAATCGCCAAGGGTCTCGGTTTCGTGCCGAACTAA
- the pstA gene encoding phosphate ABC transporter permease PstA, whose product MDNPEQLIRKGVHHGALKQGAVKSLLGGLTWGIVLIALLIFGRICWDGAPALMKPEFPYIDVSFLTERTQTLHVFDDAAGTRHSIPSTEYHAWVEKNGAESIFNEQTYSYSGGGIIGPIVGTALLTLLSVVLALFFGVAAAIYLSEYAKQGKFINLVRLAILNLAGVPSIVFGLFGFAVFVLAAPVFTDNPIDRSLFTVPLGFTYLSFQGWNSSLIAGAATLACMILPVIITASEESLKAVPQGFREASLALGATRWHTIRKCVLPFATPGILTSSVLSLARAAGETAPIMFTAAVAAKDSLPWEGVSNPLAVLQSQVQALPYHIYTLSKIPTSEYTQRAQYGSVFVFLMMIFLFSTVSIVLRHRVRSKLKW is encoded by the coding sequence ATGGATAATCCGGAACAACTTATCCGCAAGGGTGTCCACCACGGAGCACTCAAACAGGGTGCCGTGAAGAGCCTGCTCGGCGGGCTGACCTGGGGCATCGTCCTGATCGCGCTGCTGATCTTCGGCCGCATTTGCTGGGACGGCGCCCCGGCGCTCATGAAGCCGGAGTTTCCCTACATCGATGTCAGTTTCCTCACCGAGCGGACACAGACCTTGCACGTCTTCGATGATGCGGCGGGCACCCGCCACAGCATTCCCTCGACCGAGTATCACGCCTGGGTGGAGAAGAACGGCGCGGAATCGATCTTCAACGAGCAGACCTACTCCTACTCCGGAGGCGGGATCATCGGTCCCATCGTCGGCACGGCCCTGCTCACCCTGTTGAGCGTGGTCCTGGCGCTGTTCTTCGGGGTGGCGGCTGCGATTTATCTCAGCGAGTACGCGAAGCAGGGGAAGTTCATCAATCTCGTCCGGCTTGCCATCCTCAACCTGGCCGGGGTGCCGTCGATCGTATTCGGCCTTTTCGGTTTCGCGGTCTTCGTGCTGGCCGCGCCGGTCTTCACGGACAATCCGATCGACCGCAGCTTGTTCACGGTTCCGCTGGGCTTCACCTACCTCAGCTTCCAGGGTTGGAATTCCTCGCTGATCGCGGGTGCCGCCACCTTGGCCTGTATGATCCTGCCGGTCATCATCACGGCCTCCGAGGAGTCCTTGAAGGCGGTGCCCCAAGGTTTCCGCGAGGCATCCCTAGCGCTGGGTGCGACCCGCTGGCACACCATCCGCAAGTGTGTCCTGCCCTTCGCCACGCCGGGCATCCTCACCTCCTCGGTGCTCTCGCTCGCGCGAGCCGCCGGGGAAACCGCGCCGATCATGTTCACCGCCGCGGTGGCCGCAAAGGACAGCCTGCCGTGGGAAGGGGTCTCGAATCCCCTGGCCGTGCTCCAGAGCCAGGTCCAGGCATTGCCGTATCACATCTACACGCTTTCGAAGATCCCTACCTCCGAATACACCCAGCGGGCCCAGTATGGTTCGGTGTTCGTGTTCCTGATGATGATCTTCCTCTTCTCGACGGTTTCCATCGTCCTGCGTCACCGCGTCCGCTCGAAGCTCAAATGGTAA
- the pstC gene encoding phosphate ABC transporter permease subunit PstC → MPESPSSNTVPAGHPFRRKGRGTDGFFKAFFAGNAGLTIVILILIIVFLIREGAGFFPKYREELEIYRRAGLEFVDIPRHDLKAHEQMTSLLNRAYYAQVNAACRTEFLRSSEATAVVSYINEAVTPAQSALLRVQENAGETGIPKELQDTLSAKYKELLAEVLAGKRGDGIPPTPHLTKEEREGLLAALAARDPMSTDDPPQIAAIDEQLSLKQAAAGEPLVELRATIDAFSESSGALDTLVSETGDVVKASKEGATLHEIEITRRNTLLEAAKTAKTAEAKAALKADALASVTTEPVDFKVAMEPVLARLQEFRDANAAMTRAAEEVLPKLPAKLEDEKADRYLSTFRKASDEYKRELSDTTAKMEAWKLDAPVGLGSTIMGFITGKDWITGGEWQDFYGIVPLFAGSLLIALIALSLAIPLGVGAAIYTNQLAGRREQNFIKPTIEFLQAIPSVVLGFLGIAVLGTILQETSMKDSFSWVPGFPIQQRLNMFTAGCLLGLMAIPTIFSLSEDALNNVPSAFAEASDALGASKLQTIFRVVLPAAVSGILAAVLLGLGRVIGETMVVLLVAGNRIEIPDFTEGLGVFFQPAHTLTGIIAQELGEVPFGSVHYRALFVVGMVLFAIVLGINWTAQRILHKFRTAHD, encoded by the coding sequence ATGCCGGAATCCCCAAGCTCCAACACAGTTCCCGCTGGTCATCCCTTCCGCCGGAAGGGCAGGGGAACGGACGGCTTTTTCAAAGCCTTCTTCGCCGGTAATGCCGGCCTGACCATTGTCATTCTCATCCTGATCATCGTCTTCCTCATCCGCGAGGGGGCGGGCTTCTTCCCGAAGTATCGGGAGGAGCTCGAGATCTACCGCAGGGCGGGTCTCGAGTTCGTAGACATCCCGCGCCATGACCTGAAGGCGCACGAGCAGATGACATCCCTGCTCAACCGCGCCTATTACGCGCAGGTGAATGCGGCCTGCCGCACCGAGTTCCTCCGTTCCTCGGAAGCCACCGCGGTGGTGAGCTACATCAACGAAGCCGTCACCCCGGCCCAGAGCGCGCTCCTGCGCGTGCAGGAGAATGCCGGCGAAACCGGCATTCCGAAGGAACTTCAGGACACGCTCTCGGCCAAATACAAGGAGCTGCTCGCCGAGGTGCTGGCCGGCAAGCGCGGCGACGGGATCCCGCCCACACCGCACCTGACGAAGGAGGAGCGCGAAGGCCTGCTGGCCGCGCTCGCAGCCCGCGATCCCATGTCCACGGACGATCCGCCGCAGATCGCGGCGATCGATGAACAACTTTCGCTCAAACAAGCCGCCGCGGGCGAGCCGCTGGTCGAGCTGCGCGCGACCATCGATGCCTTCTCCGAGTCCTCCGGAGCCCTCGACACGCTCGTGTCCGAGACGGGGGATGTGGTGAAAGCCTCCAAGGAGGGGGCTACCCTCCACGAGATTGAAATCACCCGTCGCAACACGCTTCTCGAAGCGGCGAAGACCGCCAAGACCGCGGAGGCGAAAGCCGCCTTGAAGGCGGACGCCCTAGCCTCGGTGACCACGGAACCGGTTGATTTCAAGGTCGCCATGGAGCCGGTGCTCGCGCGCCTGCAGGAATTCCGCGATGCGAATGCCGCCATGACCAGGGCGGCGGAGGAGGTTCTGCCGAAGCTGCCCGCCAAGCTGGAGGACGAGAAGGCGGATCGCTACTTGTCCACCTTCCGCAAGGCCAGCGACGAGTATAAGAGAGAGCTCTCCGACACGACCGCAAAGATGGAGGCATGGAAGCTCGATGCGCCGGTGGGCCTCGGCTCGACCATCATGGGCTTCATCACCGGCAAGGACTGGATCACCGGTGGCGAATGGCAGGATTTCTACGGCATCGTGCCCTTATTCGCGGGGTCCCTGTTGATCGCTCTCATCGCCCTGTCGCTTGCGATTCCGCTCGGTGTCGGTGCAGCGATCTACACCAACCAGTTGGCCGGCCGGCGCGAGCAGAATTTCATCAAGCCGACGATCGAGTTCCTCCAAGCGATTCCCTCCGTAGTGCTCGGCTTCCTGGGCATCGCGGTGCTGGGCACAATCCTGCAGGAAACCTCGATGAAGGACTCCTTCTCCTGGGTGCCGGGCTTCCCGATCCAGCAGCGCCTGAACATGTTCACCGCCGGCTGCCTGCTCGGCCTGATGGCGATTCCAACGATCTTCAGCCTTTCGGAAGACGCGCTGAACAACGTGCCCTCGGCCTTCGCGGAAGCTTCCGATGCGCTCGGTGCCTCGAAGCTCCAGACCATTTTCCGAGTGGTTCTCCCGGCCGCGGTCTCGGGCATCCTCGCGGCGGTGCTGCTAGGCCTCGGCCGTGTGATCGGCGAGACGATGGTGGTTCTGCTGGTGGCGGGTAACCGGATCGAAATTCCCGATTTTACCGAAGGCCTCGGGGTCTTCTTCCAGCCGGCGCACACCCTGACCGGGATCATCGCGCAGGAGCTGGGTGAGGTGCCCTTCGGCAGCGTTCACTACCGTGCGCTTTTCGTCGTCGGCATGGTCCTCTTCGCGATCGTGTTGGGCATCAACTGGACCGCCCAACGCATCCTCCACAAATTCCGCACCGCCCACGACTGA